The genomic segment AGGACTTACAGCTGCGCTGTAATTGACGGtcgaatttatacataatccTGAAAAGTTGGTTCCGCCCATCCAAGCGAGGCGATTCTCGTGGCACATTGTTTCATTCATATCATAGAGTTTCTCGCCAGTTAGAAAAGCCAAAAGCTGGCCCGTTAAACTTGTCGCGAGATTAGGCGCCCTGTGCACACCGACGTACAATGGCAAGACCTGATTAATCAATTGGTGCCGAACACTGGGTGCCGAAGACGCACGAAACAGAGTACACTTGGCGCTCTCCAAATAACAATATAGCATTTTCGCAATTAGATCTTCTAAAGATATCGGTAGATAAGCGGGTTGCGGTTCCTGCTCACCTGTCACCATCCAGTAAAGTTCGTTAGCGACCTGAACAGCAATTTTCGCTAAATCTGATGCAAGCGCGTTAGTATCGTTTCTAAAACATGATATATGATGAGAATTTCAATAGTGCGAAATAgatgaaatgtatattaaaatctcaAGAACTGTACTAGTACCTATTAAAATCTAGACTTTCCGCATCGTCTAAGATACCATTATAATATCGATTCTCAAACTCCAACCCATGATTGCTTATAACAACGGTCGTTAGATTCGGTTTTGCTTCCAAAAAACTTTGCACGGACGTAGGCGGTACGCTATCGTTTAGAACATTACTGTTCGATACCTTCAATGCCTTCTGCAAACGATTTATCGTACCATCTTTACCATTAGtgtgaagaaatatttctccTCTACCCAACTGACCAAACTCAATCACGCTCTTGATATCATCGATGTTTAAGTTGATTCCACCAAGAGCATTAAAATTGTTCTGTTTCAAATCGTATACCATACGACTAGATCCTATGTAATCGAATGCCTCTCCATTCAGCAATGAGAATATGACATTTGTCTCtagacataataataataaataataggaataaatatatatacatatattatatgtgtgtattaaagtttaagtctttttaacaataaaagaaatattgatacGTACTATCAACAGTGGCGTTTAAGTTATTCAAATAGTATGCAGTAGCGAGCAGTGTCACGAGTCCTGTAACGACATTACCCGCACCAGGTGATATACCATCGAATAACGATGATGCGTCTAATCGTGCCGTTACCATTATTaccgtattattattttgatcgaGAGGCGCTAAAGGCCAATGTATGTTTCTGTCTCCGAGTGGATCGCAAAATTGCGTCGGATTAAAATTCATCTTAAAATCGGTACGTTTTATACACGATTCCGAGTTAACAGCAGCATACATGAACGATTTCATTTCTATGGCGCAAAGAGATCTCTGATACTGTGTTTCAAGATCATGAGCGTTATGTGTCTGGAAACAAGATTTTATGGCCTCCAACGCTGTTTGATTCTGAAATAAACATAACGTTTATTAAACTAGTCTTACAAGCATATCAAATTGTACTGACAATTTTATAGACATGAATTTAACCTCCGTATAAAACATGGGAAATGGCCAGTCTTCCATGAGCAACGCAGATCCAAAAGGATTCCATGGTTTCGcgttgttacattttttataaccaGAATATCGATTCGGACACTTGTCTTCAGGTGTATACTTTGACGGACGTTCACGACTAGTGTTTCTCGCTAATAGTACtccatttatattattcgtatttcGAAGTCTTATAAGTCTATTTCTAGTAAACATGTCAAATGGAAGGACTACGGTATATGGACCAGCAGTGGCGTTTCTTTCTATCCAAGTAATATCGTCATCTATCTCGATTAGATGCACGACGCCTACACTTCCTGATCTACTGGctgtaaataaatgaaatattatcattatttacaaaGCGAGcataaaataacttatattaaaggaacagattaaaaaataaagaaagaacgTGAAAGAAGATGAATATCAATCTTACAAGAGCATCCAAATTGATGCGTGCCATTGTGTCTTCGGAAACAAGCAGCTACACCCTCTAAAGGCATGTAAATCATGTCCTTTATCCTCTCGGTGGCCactgtaaattaatttgtaattagtgattacttttaataataaagtgaaTAAATCCTgtacgaaatataaatttatattcaccTGAATTTACAATGATAAGTGCTAAAATATACTTCCACATTTCCATCGCCATTTTTGCCATTATTGTCTAAGCAAGATTTGCGATCGgctataattttcaaatattatctgCTGTCCTTACGATACATCTCGAATGTAGAATACagaaacaattttaacaacaataCGTCGTGTGAGTCATGATAAGGTTCGCATCGGCTAGAATTGAAAACGGTTCGATTGAACGGATCGAAGCTCCTTGCGTTTTGCTTCTTACACTTTGCACAAGAAATCTCTTCTCCCTTACTCCCATCCACTGTAAGATATTGGTACCACGCtgtaacgataaaaataatatgatacgAATTTTGCGGAAACTTCAAACACAAAtcgtagataaaaaaatttttctgtcaaaCCTTGGAAAACTGATATTAAGCCTGCAACACATGACGCGATTTTTTTGGAAGCATCCTGTTTGACCACGTGGGATTGATCTCAGCCATTCATAGCGACTTGAAGGTTCCACTGAATCAGAGAGAAGCATATGAGAGAGGTCGCTGTCATTTTTCATACGACTCGTTTTCTTTGTAGTACGTTAGCGCCAActagatttattttagagtCGATGGAATTACATGACTAGATTTGTCTCATTCACCTTTTCGATGCCATGGTAAAATAGGGcgagttttttaattcatcgCGACTGATGAATCGCATGATGCGTAAATACAACACGTGCTGCACTTGCGCATCATGTGATTGATCAattgatgaattaaaaaatagctcGCCTATAGAGTCATAATTGTAGATCTGAAAAGTacggaaatatataatattataggcctttttattaatatatattaatatatttatatatattattaatatatatcttatatattaattttttatatattaccaCTGGCGAGATACTTATAtggtatatgtattattgcagaaattattaaaattattttaagaataatttatattaaaaaaaagaaaaaatatatatattttatatgtatacatatatatgttattgagTAGTAAGAGAGGGGGAGCACCACGTGTACGTACGTGACTCGCGACAGTAATGAGCCTGGATGTGACAAGTGATCctattcatatatttctatctGACTGAATCAACCAACCTTGTGTATAGTAAATTATTAGGGAGAGAAATGCTGCGTATCtggttatttatatattaatctcacAAAAAATTGTATGGGTGAATAATATGCTTTCATCGCaagtttttgatataaataaatttatcaaacataCATAGCAGGcattaaaaatgcataatatagttttatatttattttaaagttacacatatgaagatatatttagtttatctctgataaattatattaaataaacttatacaaaaaatacaatattaaaaagtattatatatcttataacttatttaaagcaactctttctctttgtctcCATTTTTCCTttagtcaaattttattaattctttttttttatgattactGAAAGCAAGAAACATCTCTTTTTGGTAATGGACCATTcatgcttaaatataaaacttgaaatataagtgtaaatatatatttttattattaactatatatatatatgtatgtatatgtatattttgttacatatatcttaattctATGAATAAAGATTATTCTGTCTGCATGGCTTCAGATTGATAAGATGATTGTGTTAATAATAAAGGTTCATAATTCCACTTTGGAAATACTCGTTTGTACagattcattaaaattgtatcttGGGATTTTAACTGACCATTGAAGATGCACTTCATATGCCCATGTGTACCTATGACAAAATCATAAACATATTAGATACTGAAAGtcggcaaaaaaaatataaatatagcaaaatagaagaaaagtttaattgcttagaagtaaaattgataaattaccAAGAGATTCCTTTATATGACCTCTACGTCCGTATTTTGTCCTTAATTGAATAGGCTTGAACCATTCGATATCTTCGCGATTAAAAAACATGAAACGTACAACTATCGATCTCTTGTTTACTTTATACGGATGACCACTTAGGACGACTCGTTTCAAAACAATTCTATTAGGATTACAAGATAACACATTTCCAGTTGCAATTAATTCCTGAAATCAATATTAtcctttgatttttttaatataaaaatataaattattagttttttgtataatttattatgatattaataatattaatataaaatagagatatattaatacatacaagCTCTCCACTTTTATTTTCCACATAACAAAGTACTGGACACGGTGAAAAAGTAACTGGTGCATACATACTCGCTACGACAATACTATCAGGCTGAAAGTATCTTTCATACTaaacaaaacatatttattattattaattataaattcttatgcgcatttatatgttttgtttgttataaaaacgattattgtaaatagaaaaattgtttcgACTCACCTTATGCTTTTTGCCATTTGTATGTTGACTGAATATTGGACATGTCGTAAATCGTCTAAATCCGCACTGAAATACCAATCTTTCCTTCGATTTGATCGGTAGCGGGTAATTATTCGAATGTTTCAATACAACGTTCAATAGAGACATTTTGTGTTCATATGGAAGTAGACCAATTACTATTAATGGTTGATTCGCTAACGTagcaaatgttttaaaaatttctttactaACACGAATGATATCAAGTGTTACATATTTCCCGGGCTGAAAtcacgtgtatgtatgtatattatataaagataacaagtatgtaataaatatatatatttaataaaagattttatatatatctagcaaaaaaaaatgttcacaTATATACCCGTATAGCATCTTCAACATCTTCgcattctttataaatacGCTTTCGTCTGCGATCATAATCTGCAAACTCAATTATTCGTGAATAATCGATGGGAAGATTTTCCTTTGGATCCCATGGACTAGTACGAAACGATTCGAGTCCTCGATATTTCTGGAATCTGATTTTAGCTAATGTATCTTGGGGTGTATCCACTTCATCCGGGAATTGTGCGTCCAATTTTGCTTCTGTATGttatttactaaattattatcaaagaaaacAATACATTACATTACGAATACATATACGATTATATTACCTTTGAACTTTTCCATAGCTTGTTTTTCTTCAATCATATCGATATCACGATCATAATGTACCTCATCCACTGCCGCTTCTGATATCGTAATAGTTTCATATTCTTCATCATCTTCCAGATCTTCATTACTGTCTGCTTCAGATCTTGCTTCTTCCACAGACATATTACCTTCTGATTCTTCTGAATATCCATCAAGACtttctaacaaaaattaaaaaaattccaaaataataaatcaagatatttttttcttttatttaaaaagaaataaaaagataaagatttaaaagaagagagaatgtGCAATACCTCCATCTTCATCCGGTATCCATGTAGCTTGATATTCAGAAGTTCCTTTTGGTActacttttacaatttttttctttctattggCTGCTGCTTCAGCCAATTCTTCCTTTGTAGGCCATGTTTGTT from the Anoplolepis gracilipes chromosome 11, ASM4749672v1, whole genome shotgun sequence genome contains:
- the Tsr1 gene encoding pre-rRNA-processing protein TSR1 homolog, translating into MNATKQETHRPGAFKQSNKQHKTGRHRSKSAINNELKGRQNIKASLKHFSRSLQRDARRNQLLQLRKRKRDEVLAQMRNLGFLSAPILICIIPLQSDVDIQNVMSVITSIDETANIATSPCGITHIGVPKMKQRFSIIVPPIGNVVATLDAAKAANTILFITSVGCQTSGDTEREIIDDWGMKIIVSCLAQGLPTTIFAVHNIQRLHIKKRQEYKQSVQRAISKWLPDEKVLELDTINDCLNMLRRVGSQKQRNVFYKNIRPYLLAEEISFECNEDSLEFGTLSITGYVRGKTPLSVNNLVHIPGFGDFQMSCIKAPDDPYEIIYTNRKKRPFDDEMKAEGKNRTVILYTADPEKQETLESENIPDPMDAEQTWPTKEELAEAAANRKKKIVKVVPKGTSEYQATWIPDEDGESLDGYSEESEGNMSVEEARSEADSNEDLEDDEEYETITISEAAVDEVHYDRDIDMIEEKQAMEKFKEAKLDAQFPDEVDTPQDTLAKIRFQKYRGLESFRTSPWDPKENLPIDYSRIIEFADYDRRRKRIYKECEDVEDAIRPGKYVTLDIIRVSKEIFKTFATLANQPLIVIGLLPYEHKMSLLNVVLKHSNNYPLPIKSKERLVFQCGFRRFTTCPIFSQHTNGKKHKYERYFQPDSIVVASMYAPVTFSPCPVLCYVENKSGELELIATGNVLSCNPNRIVLKRVVLSGHPYKVNKRSIVVRFMFFNREDIEWFKPIQLRTKYGRRGHIKESLGTHGHMKCIFNGQLKSQDTILMNLYKRVFPKWNYEPLLLTQSSYQSEAMQTE
- the Nct gene encoding nicastrin — protein: MAKMAMEMWKYILALIIVNSVATERIKDMIYMPLEGVAACFRRHNGTHQFGCSSSRSGSVGVVHLIEIDDDITWIERNATAGPYTVVLPFDMFTRNRLIRLRNTNNINGVLLARNTSRERPSKYTPEDKCPNRYSGYKKCNNAKPWNPFGSALLMEDWPFPMFYTENQTALEAIKSCFQTHNAHDLETQYQRSLCAIEMKSFMYAAVNSESCIKRTDFKMNFNPTQFCDPLGDRNIHWPLAPLDQNNNTVIMVTARLDASSLFDGISPGAGNVVTGLVTLLATAYYLNNLNATVDKTNVIFSLLNGEAFDYIGSSRMVYDLKQNNFNALGGINLNIDDIKSVIEFGQLGRGEIFLHTNGKDGTINRLQKALKVSNSNVLNDSVPPTSVQSFLEAKPNLTTVVISNHGLEFENRYYNGILDDAESLDFNRNDTNALASDLAKIAVQVANELYWMVTGEQEPQPAYLPISLEDLIAKMLYCYLESAKCTLFRASSAPSVRHQLINQVLPLYVGVHRAPNLATSLTGQLLAFLTGEKLYDMNETMCHENRLAWMGGTNFSGLCINSTVNYSAAVSPAFIIDGYDMKSGVYSTWTESIWQTLSVRMFLKPSAATERFSMILGSLIAGTSFVLVWFINNRADVLFNSRRTVDC